The Blattabacterium sp. (Cryptocercus kyebangensis) region AAAAGAATTATTTTATTTATTAAAATCCTATTGTTTTTTTCTATTTATTTATGTTTTTTTAATTTGAATGAAATGTTATCTGAATCAAAAAATAAAGTATTTGTAGAATTAATAAAAAATTCTTCTAAAGAAGAAATTATTTGGATGTATGGATATATATCTGGAATATTCTCTTCTTTTCAAAAAAATTCGAAAGAATTGAAAAAGAATAAAGATAAAATTACACTTGTATATGGAACAGAAACTGGAAATGCTAAAAATTTAGCATTTTCTATTGTAGAAAAAGCTAAAAAAGAAAAAATTAAAATTAGATTAATAAGTTTAGATCAATATCGTTTTATAGATTTAAAAATAGAAGATTATTTTTTCATAATTATTAGCACACATGGAGAAGGAGAGCCCCCTTCATCCGCAAGATCTTTTTTCAATTTCCTTTTTCAAGAAAAAAATCTTCGTTTAGATAATATGAAATATGGAGTATTAGCATTAGGAGATCGTTCTTATTCTTTTTTTTGTAAAGCTGGAGAGGATTTAGATAAACGTTTATATGAAATGGGAGCAGATAGGAAGATCCCCTTATATAAATGTGATGTTGATTTTGAATCAAGAGCAGAAAGTTGGTTTTTAAACTTTTTAAATATTTTTAAAATAAAAAAACTGGAAGAAAATATATTCCAAAAAAAGGATGGTAAAAAAAAGATTCATGGAAAAATTTTGACTAAAATACTTTTAAATGATAAAGATAGAGGATCTAATAAAGAAATTTATCATATTGAAATTTTAATTCAAAAAAATGAATCGGAAAAAATCGATTATCTTCCAGGAGATTCTATAGCTGTTAAAGCTGAAAATTCTGAATATGAAGTCAAAAAAATTATAAATCTTTTACAAGATAAAGATATACTGGAAAATTCCAATGAAGTAAAAATGATCTTTAATTTATTGAAAAAAAACTTGAGTATTTTTTATTTATCCAGGAATATGTTAAAAAAATATTCTTTATTGGTAGGAAAAGATATACCTAATAATAGAGAATGGATCTTTTTTGATCTTTTAAAAGAATTTCCTATAGGAAAGAAAATTTCTTTAAAAGATTTGGTTCAAATAATGGATCCTATAAAACCTAGATTATATTCTATTTCTTCTTCTCCTAAAGTACATCATTCTGAAATACATATTACAGTATCACGTCATCGTTTTCAAACGAATAATGGAAAAATTAGATATGGATTTTGTTCAAATTTTCTTTCTAAATTAAAAGTAGGGGATGATTTATTCTTTTATATACACAAAAATCATTTATTTAAGTTGCCAGAATCCAATAATAAGGATATTATCCTTATTGGACCTGGAACAGGAATAGCTCCTTTTCGTTCTTTTTTATATGAAAGAGAAGCTATAGGATCTACGGGTAAAAATTGGCTTTTTTTTGGAGACCAACACTTTTACACGGATTTTTTATATCAGAAGGAAATACAAAATTGGAAAAAAAATGGAATACTACATCATGTAAGTCTTTCTTTTTCTAGAGATCAAAAAGAGAAAATATATGTACAGAATAAAATATGGGAAAATAGGAAAGAATTTTTTTCATGGATAAAAAATGGGGCTTATGTATACGTTTGTGGAAAAAAAATTTCTATGAGTATAGATGTTGAAAACACTATATTTCGTATAATAAAAGAAGTTGGGGGATATTCTTCTCCAGAATTTTTTGTAAAAAAAATGATAGAAGATGGACGTTATTTAAAAGATGTATACTAATTTTTTCAAAAATTGTTTTTTAGAATTAAATTGATTGATAATATGAAAAAAGATAGTTTTTTAGAAAAAAAAAAAAAAACAAGAGAGGAAAAAATAAAAAAAGAAAGTCTAGGTCTTAGAGGGACTATTATCGATAGTTTAAAAAATGAATTATTTGGGGGCCTTGATGATCAGGATAAAATTATAGTTAAATTTCATGGTTTATATCAACAAGATAATCGAGATATAAGAGAAGAAAGATCTAAAAAAAAATTAGATCGTTTTTTTTCTTTTATGATTCGATTAAGAATCCCAGGAGGTCTTATTAATTCTAAACAATGGATAGCTATACATAAAATTTCGGAAAAAAATTCAACCGGAGTAATCAAAGTTACAACTAGACAAACTATTCAATTACATGGATTAATAAAATCTAAAATAAAACCTACTATTCAATCTTTTAATCTTGAAAAATTGGATTCTATTGCTACTTGTGGTGATGTTAATAGAAATGTGGTATGTAGTACATATATTGGAAAATACTTTCATGAAGAAATATTTAACTATGCTTTAAAAATTAGCAAAATGTTACTTCCAAAAACAAGAGCCTATTATGAAATATGGTTAGATGAAAAAAAAATTCTTGAAAAAAAAAAGAAAGAACCTCTTTACCTGGATTGTTTTTTGCCTAGAAAATTTAAGATAGCAATAGCTATACCTCCAAATAATGATGTAGATGTATTTGCAAATGATATAGGATTAATAGCTATTATCGTAAATAACCAATTTCAAGGATTTAATATATCTGTTGGAGGAGGATTATCTACTACACATGGAAATTCCAAAACTTATTCTAGATTAGGTACAGTAATTGGATTTTATGATTCTGAGAAAGAAATACTAAAAATAATATACGAAATTTTAAAAATTCAACGTGATTATGGAAATAGAGGAGATCGTAAATTAGCTCGTTTAAAATATACCATAGACCATTATGGAATCGATTGGTTTAAGAATAAATTAGAAAAAAGAATTGGATTTTTTTTAAAAAAAGAACACCCATTTTTTTTTACAGAAAGATGTGATTATTTTGGTTGGATTCAAGATAATAGAAAATTATGGAATTATACTTTTTTTATAGAAAATGGTCTAATCTTTGATAGAAAAAATTTTAAATTAAAATCTGCTTTATTAAAAATAGCAGAATATCAAATATGTGATTTTTTATTTACTTGTAATCAAAATATGACATTAACTCATATTCATAGAAATGATAAAAAAAAAATAGAATTTTTTCTTGATAAATATGGAATTTACAATTATATGAATAGTCTTTCTTCTATAAGAAAAAATTCTATGGCCTGTGTTGCATTTAATACTTGTCCTTTAGCATTAGCTGAAGGACAACGTTATCTTCCTCATTTAATATCTAAAATAGAAACTATTTTAAAAAAGTATCAGTTGGATAAAGAAAATATTATTATTCGTATGACCGGATGTCCCAATGGTTGTTCTCGTCCTTATTTATCAGAAATAGGATTGGTAGGGGTTTCTTATGGAAGATATAATCTTTATTTAGGAGGGGATCAAGAAGGAAGACGTTTGAATAAACTATATAAAAAAAATATGGATGAATTTTCTATTTTAAAGGAACTTGATCTTATTTTTTATTTTTTTAAAAAAGAAAGATTTTTTGGAGAAAAATTAGGAAATTTTTCTTTTAGAAAGAAATGGATTGTATAATCTAATGAGGATAAAAAAAGAAAATAATCGACTTTTTCCGATTTTTTTAAAGTTAGAAAAACTTTCTCTTTTAATTATTGGAGGAGGAAAAACTGCTTTAGAAAAATTAAATACCGTATTACGAAATAATCCTGATACAAAAATTAATCTGATAGCTTCTCATATTGATCAAAGATTTTATGAACTATCTAAATTATTTAATTCCATAAGATTAATTAAAAAATCATATGGGGTATCCGATTTAGAAAATATGGATGTTATTATTGTTGCTGTTAATAATCTAATTTTAAGTGAGAAAATAAAAAAAGATGCAAAAAAAATGCATAAACTAGTAAACGTATCTGACAAACCTGAACTTTGTGATTTTTATCTTGGATCTATTGTACAAAAAGGTAATCTAAAAATAGCCATTTCTACCAATGGTAAATCTCCTACTATAGCTAAACGTTTAAAAGAAATTTTTTCGTATTTTTTACCTCATGAATTAAATGAAGTATTGATTAAAATGCATGAAATAAGAAAAAAATTGAAAGGAAATTTTGATTTTAAAGTAAAAAAATTAAATGAATTAACGAATCAATGTTTAAAAAACTCATTTGAAAAAAAAAAACAGAAAAAAAATTAATAAAAAGTTTTTTTTCTATAAATTTTTTATATTTCCTTTGACTGTATTTTTTTCTAATATTGTGGATCTATCTATAAAGATGGAATGAAAAACTCCTAAATATATATAATAAAATCGGAAAATTTTTTGTTATTACTTATAGTGCAATAACTTTTTTTTTCTTAGGAATACATTATTGGAATAATAATGTTTTTTCTTTAGGTATTTTGGTGATCCTATTAGAGTATTCGAATTTTATATAAGGTAATTAAGAAAAAAAACATGTAAAAAATAGTTTTCATAGATTTCAAGTTTTAATTGAAGAATTATATAAACTTTTTTTTAGAAAAATAATTTTTTCAACGATCTCTTTTTCCATTTTATATTTTGATTCTTTAGTCCATCCAGCTATGTGTGGGGTTAAAATAACCTTATCGGAATAAATAAGATAAAAAAAATTTTTTGGAAGTTTACGGTGATAAAAAAAATGTTCAAAAGAATATTTTTCATATTCTAATACATCTAAACATGCTCCATATATTTTTCCATTTTTTAAAGCGGTCACTAAATGTTCGGTAAGTACGCACCCACCCCTAGATGTATTAATAAAATAAAAAGGTTTAAAAAATTTTTTTATAAATATTTCGTTTACCATTCCTTTAGTATCCTTTGTGTAAGGAACATGTAGACTAATTATATCCGATTTCATAAAAATTGTTTTCATATCTACTTGTTCTGCATAAATATCTCCTACTTTAGGAAGGATATCATAACAAAATATTGTAGGTTCAAATCCAGAAATTTTTTTAGCAAATGCCTTTCCTGTATTACCATATCCAATAATCCCTATTGTTTTTCCCATTATTTCTATTCCTCTATTAGATTCTCTATTCCACTTCCCTTTTCTAATTTCCTGATTAGAACGAATGATATGATTCATCATAGATAAAAGCATAGCTATAGCATGTTCTGCTACAGCATCCTTATTCCCTTTTGGAGAAGAAATTAAAGTGACCCCATTTTTGAAAGCATAATTTTGATCTATATTTTCTGTTCCAGATCCTACACGAGCTATAAATTTTAAATTTTTAGCTTTTTTAATAAATTCTTTATCTATTTTTAATCGACTTCTTAAAATAATTCCATCATATAGAGATATGATCTTTATAATTTTTTCTATAGGATCATAATAATTTTCATTACAAATGAATCCTTCTTTTCTTAATTTATATATGATAAAAGGATGATTTTTATCTAAAATTAAAATTTTTTTTATCATACATTTTTCAATAATAAGATACCATCTATTTATCGTAATCTAAAGGATTTTCAGTATTTAAACTTTCATCAAAATCTAGAAAATCTTTGAAATTATTTTCCTCATTATTATTTTTATTTTCCTCACATTGATCCCAATTATATTTGGAATTTTTTGGTTTATGAAAAAACAATTTTTCATGATATACAAGACTTGTATCCTTATATAGACTTTTCATGTAATAAGCCCATATAGGCAATGCCATGTTCGCTCCTTGTCCTAATTTTATGTTTTCAAAATGAGCAAATCGATCTTCCCAACCAACCCAAACCCCAGTAGTTAAATTAGGAATCATTCCTATAAACCATCCATCCGAATTTTCATTAGTGGTCCCGGTTTTTCCTGCTATATTTTCCAAAATAAAATTATACTTATGTAATCTTTTAGCCGTTCCATACTGTACTACCCCTTCCATTAATTTTAACATAATATACGCAACTTCTTCACTAAATACTTTCCTTATGCTAATATCTATTCGTTCTTTAATTATTTTTCCATATTTATCCTCTATTCTTACTAAAATACTTGGTTTTACATAATTACCATAATTAGTAAATGTATTAAAAGCTCCTGTCATTTCATATAAGGTTAAATCAGAAGATCCAAGAGCTATAGATGGATGTTCAGGGATCATGGATTCCACTCCCATTCTTTTTGCTAAATCTATTACTGGGCCTGGAGTTATTTGTGCTATAAGTCTAGCAGAAATAGTGTTAACGGATAATGCTAATCCATCTTTTAAAGTAAGGTGACCACCATATTTTCCATTTGAATTTCTAGGACTCCATTTTCCTATATGAAATTTTTCATTTGATATTTTTGTGCAAGGATTATAATGCAATTCCTTAATTGCTGCAGCATATAAAATAGGTTTGAAAACAGAACCAACTTGACGTTTTGTTTTAGCAACATGATCATATTGAAAATAATTAAAATCTATTCCACCGACCCATGCTTTTATATAGCCTGTATAAGGTTCTATAGATAGCATACCAGCTTGAATAATACTTTTTTGATAACGAATAAAATCCCATGGAGACATTAATACTTTTTGGGATCCATTCCAGGTAAATATTTTTGTAGGTTTTGGTTTTTTTAATTCTTTTATAATTTTTTCCTCTGTCATCCCTTTTTGTTTAAGATATTGATAAAGTTGTGTCCTACGCATGGCAGATAGAAAAATCCTATTTGTTTTTTCTGGAGTAATATTTAAAAATGGAGCATTTTTATTTTTTTTTTGAGAACTATTAAATAAAATTTGTAATTTACTAAGGTGTTTTTTTACTGCTTTTTCTGCATAATCTTGCATTTTTTCATCAATAGATGTATATATTTTCAATCCACTAGAATAAAGATTAAGCTTTTGTCCAGTTTCTTTTTCATGGTCATTTAATGCTTCTTGAATTTCTTTTTTCAAAAATTCACCGTAATAAGTTAACAATTCAAAATCTTTTTTCTGCATTTTAAAATTTATTTTTACGGGTTTTTTCAATTCTTCTTTATATTTATATTCATTCAATAAATCATATTTTTTCATTTGAGATAAAACTAAATTTCTTTGTTTTTTTGCTCTATAAGGATATATTTTTGGATTGTATAATGAAGGATTTTCTAACATCCCCACCAACGTAGCACATTCTCCCAAATTAAGTTCAGAAGCTGTTTTATTAAAATAAGTATGTGCAGCTGTTTCAATTCCTTTTGCATTATATAAAAAATCAAATTTGTTATAATACATAGTAATAATTTCTTCTTTTGTATAACGTTTTTCTAATTCAATAGCCATTACCCATTCTAAAAGTTTTTGATGCATTCTTTGCAACTTGTTTTTTGCAGATGGACCTGTAAAAAGAAGTTTAGCTAATTGTTGAGAAATGGTACTACCTCCTCCTTTTTTACCTAAAGAAAAAATAGCTCTAAGAAGAGATTTTGCATCAATTCCAGAATGATATTTAAAACGAATATCTTCCTTTGCTATGAGAGCATTAATAAGATTTTTTGGAAGTTTTTTATAAGTAATTAGAGTTCTATTTTCGGAAAAAAATTTTCCTAATAAAATTCCATTGGAATCATATACTTCCGATCCTACTTCCATTGTAGGATTTTCTATGTCTTTAGTGCTTGGTAAAGTTCCTAAATAACCTTTAGAAGCTGCATAAAATATAAAAAAAATAGAAAAAATCCCTAGAAAAAAGAAAAACCAAAAATAAAAAAGAAGTATACGAAAATCAAAGCTAATTTTTTTTCTTTTTTTAGTATACACTTAAAAGAATTCTTTTTTTTATTTGCATAATCTAAATTTTAGAATCATCTATTTATAATAAATTAATCTTGAAATGTTAATTCTGTTTTTTGAATGATCTTAATTATTGATAGTTCCTCTAGAGGAGAAGACTTTTGATTCTTTCTATTTTTTTCTAAAATTTCTTTTATTTTTTTTATTCCTATTCTGAACCAAGTATTTGGATTCTTAATATAAGAAAACCACATTTGTTTTTTGAATACGTCAATCTTCATACATTTTGCAACTCCTTTTTCTGTGTGTATTTTACTCTCAAAATCTGGAAAATCTTTTATAGCTGATAAATAAGCGTCTAATTCATAATTTAAACAACATTTCAATTTGCTGCATTGTCCAGTTAATTTTTCTATATTTATAGAAAGTTGTTGATATCTAGCTGAATTAGTCGTAACACTTTTAAAATTTTTTAACCAAGTAGAACAACATAGTTCTCTACCACAAGATCCTATTCCTCCAATTTTTGCGGATTCTTGTCTGTATCCTATTTGTTTCATTTCTATACGTGTATGAAATGAGATAGCTAACTTTTTAATTAATTTTCTAAAATCAATTCTATTTTCCGATGTATAATAAAAAATAGCTTTTTCTCCATCTCCTTGATATTCTACATCACAAATTTTCATAGAAAGGTTCAAATTTTTTGCAATTTCTTTAGATTTTGAAAGATATATATGTTCTTTTTTTTTTAAAGATTTCCAAATATTTATTTCTATATCCGTAGATTTCCTATATATCTTTTTTCTTTTTAAAGAACTCAAAGAAATATTTTTATTCCTTATCTGTAATTTTACCAATTCTCCTGTTAAAGTCACTATTCCTATATCATATCCAATAGATTTAGATTCTACAGTTACAATATCCCCTTTACAAAGGGATATTTTATCCTGATTATGAAAAAATTCTTTTCTATCATTTTTAAATTGAACTTCTACAAGATCATATTCATCTCCAAAAGGAGATTTTATATCGGATAACCAATCCACTACATTCAGTTTTAAACATTGTTTTTTATTGGAAATATTATTTTCCTTGTTAATAAAACATTGTGTTGTTAAACAACTGGAACATAATTTTTCCATTATTAAAATAATTTTAAAGACAAAAATAAAACTTTTATTCCTCTTTTTATTTTTTTTGATATAAATTCATAAATACATAAATAAATATGAATAATAGAATAGCTGTATTTCCTGGAACTTTTGATCCAATTACTTTAGGACATTACGACATCATTGTTAGATCTTTAAATTTATTTGATAAAATTATTATAGCTATTGGAAATAACTCGGAAAAAAATAAGATGTTCTCTATTAAAAAGAGAAAAGAATGGATAAAAAAAACTTTTTTTAAGTTTCCTAAAATAGAAATAGAATTATTTCAAGGTTTAACTATTTCTTTTTGTAAAAAAAAAAAGGCTCAATTTTTATTGAGAGGGATTAGAAATCAATTAGATTTTGAATTTGAAAAGAATATTTATTATGCAAATAAAGAATTAGATAAAAAAAGTTGTATTGAAACCATATTCATTCTTTCTTCTTATGAAAAATCTTATATTAGTTCTTGTATGGTAAGAGATATTATAAAAAATGGAGGAAATTATACCATATTTGTTCCTAAATATGTAAGAATTAATAAGAAAATTTTCTAAATATCTAACCACTCAAGAAGAATTTGTTTCTTTTCTATATTTGCGTCTATAAGTTTTACTTTTACTTTATCTCCTAAATGGTAAATTTTTTGTTTTTTTTTGCCAATTATACTATAATTATTGGAATTTAGAGTGTAAATATCTCCTCCAATATCACGTAATCTTACCATTCCTTCTGTTTGAAATGACAATAAATCAATGAAAACACTCCAGTCTGTAAATCCTGTAATAATTCCATCAAATTCTTTTCCTAGAAATTTCTTTATATATTTAACTTGTATGTATTTCGAAAATTCTCTTTCTGCATCTATTGATAAACGCTCTTTATAACTACAATGTACAGACTGTTTTTCATAAAAATCTAGAGATTTTAATTTAGATTCATTATTAGTTAAATAATAATTTAATAAACGGTGTGCTATAATATCTGAATATCTCCTTATAGGAGAAGTAAAATGCGAATAGTAAATAAAGGATAATCCATAGTGTCCTATGTTTTTTGTGGAATATTTAGCTTTACTCATGGAACGAAGAATCAAATTTTCGATCATATTTTGTTCTGATTTACCTTGAATATTTGTTAATAAACAATTAAGAGATTTCTTTAGATTTTTTAAGTCTAAGGAATAACCTAAAGGCTCTATTATTTTTTTTAAAACGAAAATCTTCTGAAAATCTGGTTTATCGTGTGTTCTGTAAATATACGTTTTTTTAGAAGGGGAGCCTTCCAAATTTAAACTAACAAATTCTGAAACTTTTCTGTTTGCTAGTAACATAAATTCTTCTATTAAACGATGAGCTTCTTTATTTTTTTCTAAATCTAATTTAGAAGGGTTTTTTTTTTCATCCAAATGAATTTTTATTTCTACCTTATCTAGGTAAATAGATCCATTTTTTAATCTTTTTTTAGTAAAAATCTTAGAAAAAGAAAACAAGGTATAAAGGTCTTTGTGAAAATCTCCTCTTTTATTTTCTATAATTTTTTGAACTTCTTCATATGTAAACCTTCTGTTAGATCGTATAATCGTTTTTCCAAACCAACTTTTTAATATTTTTCCTTTACTATCTACATTAAAAATGGAAGAAAAACTTAATTTATCTTTTTCTGGATGTAAAGAACAAAGATCATTGGATAATATTTTTGGAAGCATAGGAATGGATTTTCCAATAAAATAAATGGAATTTGCACGTGTATATGCTTCTTTATCTAATAAACTTCCTTCTTTCACATAATAAGAAACATCGGATATATGAATTCCAATTTCCCAAGTATTAGCATTTAACTTTCTGATAGAAAGTGCATCATCAAAATCTTTTGCATCGAAAGGATCTATAGTAAAGGTATTAATGTTTCGCATATCCCTTCTAAGATTGTTATCTGAATTTTTTTTAAATACAATTTTTTTTGCTTCTTTTTCTACTTCTTTAGGAAATTCATAAGATAATCCATATTCTTCCAACAAAGAATAAACTTCCGTTTTATGTTCTCCAGATGGTCCAAATACTTTAATAATTTCTCCTAAAGGATTTTTGAAATTTTTTGGCCATTTAATTATTCTAACTAATACTTTTTCATTATGATAATATCCTTTTAATTTTTTTTTAGGAATATCTATATTTACATGAATAGTCTTGTTATGAACTATTACTGATCCATATTTGGAATTAGATTGAATTTTTAATATTCCAATAAAATTTTCTCTTTTTCTTTTTATTATTTTTATAACTTCTCCTTCTATTTTTTTTCCTAATTTTTTGTTTTTTAGTTTTATTCGAACTAAATCTCCTTCTATAGCTCGATTAGTTTTTTTTTTAGGAATAAAAATTTCTTTTTGAAATCCTTCTACATTTACAAATGCATATCCATAACTAGTAATAGTGATTAATCCAGTAGCAGTAGACCAATTTTTATACTGAATTTTTTTTTCAATGGAATATTTTTTTTTCTTTTTTTCCAAATAAAATGGCATTTTAATTAACGGTTAAAAAAATCTAAAATCTACGAGGTTTTCTCTAATATAATATAAAAGGGATTCTATAGATTTTTTATATCTGTCACCTCTGTAAATAAGTATTGGATATTATTTATTATCTTTGTAATGATTCGTTTTTTTTACTATATATATTTCAAATATAAAAAAATTTCTCTAAGATGACAGGTAAACGTATATTATATGTTTCTTCAGATTTATTCCCTTTCTCTTCAGAGAGTCCTATTTCTTTATCGGTTTTAAAAGCTACCAAGTTTATGCAATCCATAGGAAATGACATTCGTATATTCATGCCACGCTTTGGAATGATAAATGAACGAAGGCATCAATTACATGAAGTGATTCGTTTGTCAGGGATGAACTTAATGATCAATGACGTAGATCACCCTTTATTGATTAAGGTTGCGTCTATTCCCGATGCTAGACTACAAGTTTATTTTATAGATAATGAAGAATATTTTAAAAGAAAAGCTATGTATGAAGATGAAAATGGTAATCTTTTTTCGGATAATGACGAAAGAGCTTTATTCTTTACAAAAGGAGTTTTGGAAGCCGTAAAAAAATTGAATTGGAGTCCTGATATTATTCATATATATGGTTGGATTAGTTCTTTTATTCCACTATATATTAAGAATTTTTACAAAAATGGTCCTGTATATAAAAATACAAAAATTGTTACATCTATATATAATACTCCATTTAAAGGATCTATTAATAAGGATATTATTAAAAAAGTAAAAATAGATGGAATAAAATCTAGAAAATTAAAATTATTGGAAAATCCTAACTATTTTAATCTGATAAAGTTATGTATGTACTTTTCTGATGCAATAATCAAAGGTGATCTTTCTTTTCCTAAAGAAATAGATGATTATATAGAAAAAAATAAATTATTAGTGTTAAAATATTATCCTGTAGAAAAAATAGAAACCGTTTATCAACAATTTTATAAAGAAACTTTTTTAGAAAAGATGAATTAATCTATATCAATAAAAAAAATTAAAAATTCTGATTCTATAGGTTAGAATGTGTGGAATAGTTGGTTATTTGGGATATAGAGAAGCCTATCCCATTCTTATTAATGGATTAAAAAAATTGGAATATCGTGGATATGATAGTTCTGGAATAGCTGTTTTTTATGATGGAAAATATAATTTATATAAAACAAAAGGAAGAGTTTATGAATTAGAGAAAAAAATTTTTTCAATAAAAGGGACAACTGGCATAGGACATACAAGATGGGCAACTCATGGTATTCCAGATGATATTAATGCACATCCTCATGTTTCTAATTCTAAAGAGCTTGTTCTGATTCATAATGGAATCATAGAAAATTATCATGCAATTAAAATTATTTTACTTAAAAATGGTTTCACTTTTAAAAGTGAAACAGATACAGAAGTTCTTGTAAACTTGATTGAGTTTATTCAAAAAAAAAACCAATTATCTTTGGAAGAAGCTGTTAGGATTTCTTTGAATGAAGTAATTGGAGCTTATTCTATAGCTGTAATAGAAAAATCTGATCCAGATAAAATCGTTATTGCTAAATTAGGGAGCCCCCTTACATTGGGAATTAATGAAAAAGAATTTTTTATAGCATCTGATCCTATTCCATTCATTGATTATACTAATAATGCACTTTATTTAAAAGATGGAGAAATGGCTATTCTTATAAAGGATAAAGAGTTAGATTTACGAAAAATTATAGAT contains the following coding sequences:
- a CDS encoding sulfite reductase flavoprotein subunit alpha, which codes for MLSESKNKVFVELIKNSSKEEIIWMYGYISGIFSSFQKNSKELKKNKDKITLVYGTETGNAKNLAFSIVEKAKKEKIKIRLISLDQYRFIDLKIEDYFFIIISTHGEGEPPSSARSFFNFLFQEKNLRLDNMKYGVLALGDRSYSFFCKAGEDLDKRLYEMGADRKIPLYKCDVDFESRAESWFLNFLNIFKIKKLEENIFQKKDGKKKIHGKILTKILLNDKDRGSNKEIYHIEILIQKNESEKIDYLPGDSIAVKAENSEYEVKKIINLLQDKDILENSNEVKMIFNLLKKNLSIFYLSRNMLKKYSLLVGKDIPNNREWIFFDLLKEFPIGKKISLKDLVQIMDPIKPRLYSISSSPKVHHSEIHITVSRHRFQTNNGKIRYGFCSNFLSKLKVGDDLFFYIHKNHLFKLPESNNKDIILIGPGTGIAPFRSFLYEREAIGSTGKNWLFFGDQHFYTDFLYQKEIQNWKKNGILHHVSLSFSRDQKEKIYVQNKIWENRKEFFSWIKNGAYVYVCGKKISMSIDVENTIFRIIKEVGGYSSPEFFVKKMIEDGRYLKDVY
- a CDS encoding NADPH-dependent assimilatory sulfite reductase hemoprotein subunit, with the protein product MKKDSFLEKKKKTREEKIKKESLGLRGTIIDSLKNELFGGLDDQDKIIVKFHGLYQQDNRDIREERSKKKLDRFFSFMIRLRIPGGLINSKQWIAIHKISEKNSTGVIKVTTRQTIQLHGLIKSKIKPTIQSFNLEKLDSIATCGDVNRNVVCSTYIGKYFHEEIFNYALKISKMLLPKTRAYYEIWLDEKKILEKKKKEPLYLDCFLPRKFKIAIAIPPNNDVDVFANDIGLIAIIVNNQFQGFNISVGGGLSTTHGNSKTYSRLGTVIGFYDSEKEILKIIYEILKIQRDYGNRGDRKLARLKYTIDHYGIDWFKNKLEKRIGFFLKKEHPFFFTERCDYFGWIQDNRKLWNYTFFIENGLIFDRKNFKLKSALLKIAEYQICDFLFTCNQNMTLTHIHRNDKKKIEFFLDKYGIYNYMNSLSSIRKNSMACVAFNTCPLALAEGQRYLPHLISKIETILKKYQLDKENIIIRMTGCPNGCSRPYLSEIGLVGVSYGRYNLYLGGDQEGRRLNKLYKKNMDEFSILKELDLIFYFFKKERFFGEKLGNFSFRKKWIV
- a CDS encoding bifunctional precorrin-2 dehydrogenase/sirohydrochlorin ferrochelatase, which produces MRIKKENNRLFPIFLKLEKLSLLIIGGGKTALEKLNTVLRNNPDTKINLIASHIDQRFYELSKLFNSIRLIKKSYGVSDLENMDVIIVAVNNLILSEKIKKDAKKMHKLVNVSDKPELCDFYLGSIVQKGNLKIAISTNGKSPTIAKRLKEIFSYFLPHELNEVLIKMHEIRKKLKGNFDFKVKKLNELTNQCLKNSFEKKKQKKN
- a CDS encoding 2-hydroxyacid dehydrogenase, with protein sequence MIKKILILDKNHPFIIYKLRKEGFICNENYYDPIEKIIKIISLYDGIILRSRLKIDKEFIKKAKNLKFIARVGSGTENIDQNYAFKNGVTLISSPKGNKDAVAEHAIAMLLSMMNHIIRSNQEIRKGKWNRESNRGIEIMGKTIGIIGYGNTGKAFAKKISGFEPTIFCYDILPKVGDIYAEQVDMKTIFMKSDIISLHVPYTKDTKGMVNEIFIKKFFKPFYFINTSRGGCVLTEHLVTALKNGKIYGACLDVLEYEKYSFEHFFYHRKLPKNFFYLIYSDKVILTPHIAGWTKESKYKMEKEIVEKIIFLKKSLYNSSIKT
- a CDS encoding transglycosylase domain-containing protein, with translation MYTKKRKKISFDFRILLFYFWFFFFLGIFSIFFIFYAASKGYLGTLPSTKDIENPTMEVGSEVYDSNGILLGKFFSENRTLITYKKLPKNLINALIAKEDIRFKYHSGIDAKSLLRAIFSLGKKGGGSTISQQLAKLLFTGPSAKNKLQRMHQKLLEWVMAIELEKRYTKEEIITMYYNKFDFLYNAKGIETAAHTYFNKTASELNLGECATLVGMLENPSLYNPKIYPYRAKKQRNLVLSQMKKYDLLNEYKYKEELKKPVKINFKMQKKDFELLTYYGEFLKKEIQEALNDHEKETGQKLNLYSSGLKIYTSIDEKMQDYAEKAVKKHLSKLQILFNSSQKKNKNAPFLNITPEKTNRIFLSAMRRTQLYQYLKQKGMTEEKIIKELKKPKPTKIFTWNGSQKVLMSPWDFIRYQKSIIQAGMLSIEPYTGYIKAWVGGIDFNYFQYDHVAKTKRQVGSVFKPILYAAAIKELHYNPCTKISNEKFHIGKWSPRNSNGKYGGHLTLKDGLALSVNTISARLIAQITPGPVIDLAKRMGVESMIPEHPSIALGSSDLTLYEMTGAFNTFTNYGNYVKPSILVRIEDKYGKIIKERIDISIRKVFSEEVAYIMLKLMEGVVQYGTAKRLHKYNFILENIAGKTGTTNENSDGWFIGMIPNLTTGVWVGWEDRFAHFENIKLGQGANMALPIWAYYMKSLYKDTSLVYHEKLFFHKPKNSKYNWDQCEENKNNNEENNFKDFLDFDESLNTENPLDYDK